The Chordicoccus furentiruminis DNA window AAGTCAAGAATGAGAAAGAGGAGGTCATCAGATGAACGAGAAGGAAATTGGAGAGATCAGCATTGAAGCAGAAGAAGGTGGACAGGCTACGGTTTCCGCAAAATCGGAGGTAGCTGTTTCTGATGAGGACAGGAAACTGGAGGAGCAGGTTGCCGGTCCGGTCAAAAGAGGAAGAGGCCGTCCGCCGAAGAATCAGAAGCCGGATCAGGCGGAAGCAGCGAATCCAGCAAACATGGCCGAGGATGTTTGGGCAATGCCGGGGATGCAGGTATCGGATCCGGCGGAAACGGAACGGGAGGATTCTTCTGATTCGGAAAAAACCGACACCGCATATCCGGAGAGACCACCGGCGCAGGACTTCGTCATGGTCAGCCGGGGCATGCAGCTTCTGACGGAACTTGTGAAAACGCAGAACCAGACTCAGGAGAAACTCATCCGTTCGCAGACGGAGTTTTCCAGCTCTGTGATGGATCGGATGGATCAGTACCGGATGCAGATCTCGAAGCTGGAGAACGAAGCTGCGGAGAAAGAGAAAAACAGGCTGCGGGACAGCTATCTGGAAGCTCAGCAGAAAGCTGACGAACGTATGGAAGAGATTCATCAGCTCCGAACTCAGCTTGATCTCTCAGGCAGGAAAGTGCTTAAGCTCAATGTCCGGGTCGAAAAGCTGACTGAAGAAAATGAATCTCTCAGACAGCAGCTCCAGGCGATGAAGGAGAAAACAGCTGAAGGAAGCAGAGATGCTGGAGAGGACAGGGCAATGGGTAGTGCTACCAGAGAGACAGTAGAAGTAGGAATATCCGAGGCGGAAGACCTTGGTAATGTAGCAGCTGCAACCTCCGGAGCAGGAGCATCGAATCAGAATCTGTCCAACGCATTCGGAGCAGGAGCAACGGATCAGATTCCGTCCAGTGTATCCGAGTCAGGAACATCGGATAAGAGTCCAGCTCGCACATCCGGAACAGGGAAGAGAGAAGCAGCTTCAGGATTCTGTGGCTGGGGTCAGAGGCGCAGAAAGAAATTTCTTGAGAAGGTCTATTGTGACCGCCGCTACAGTGATCAGCAGATTGCCTTGATCCAGGAAGCTGACAGGGCAGGCATCCCCCTTTCCGGTCTGAAAGAACTCTGTGATCCGAAGATTTCTCTCGGAAACATGCAGGTGATGCTTTCTTATATGAAGAGGTGAGCGATGGACGAGGAGAAGAAAAACGGAAAGATGCAGACCGCCGCCAGACATTTCTGTTCAGAGGAAAGTCCCGATGCAGTCCCTATCCCTTGTGTGGATTCATTTTTTATCACAGAGCTCGTAAGGGCTATGCCGGACGGTGTGATGATGGAGGTGTATTTCGATGGACGAGACAAACAGAGGGCTTGACCTGGTTCGTATCCGTATGATCCCGGACCGGACACTGGTCTCTCCGACACCCGTCTCTACGCCAGAGGCAGCAGTGAATCTGATCACAAGAGAATTCGGCGACCTGGACCGGGAGGTTTTCATGATCCTGAACATGACCTGTCATCTGCAGGTCATCAACCTGGATATCTGCAGTGTCGGGACGCTGAACTATACCGTTGTCCATCCGCGAGAAGTTTTCAAGTCCTCGATCCTGTCGAATGCTTCGTCAGTCCTGTTGATCCATAATCATCCAAGCGGAGAACTGGAACCATCCAGGGAGGACATTGACCTGACAGAGCGGATGGTCAGCGCCGGAAAGATCCTGGGAATCGAAGTGCTGGACCACCTGATCATCGGGACAAGGGAGAGAGCATACACCAGTCTCAGGGACCGGGGCGTCATGGAATTCCCTGACAGAGACTGGAGGGAACTGGAGCGGGCTGCGGACCGGCAGCCGGAACATACCTTATGAAGAAGCCGCGGCAGGAGCGCCGGGGCTTTTATTTTGCCCTGACGTGCGAAGCAGACTGCAGGGAGCAGCATTTCGCACGCGGGGAACATTTACAAGGAGGATTATCTGATGATGAATTTCGAAGACTTTTGCAATGCAGTTGAGAGGAATGTCGTCCACTATCTGCCGCCTCAGTTTCAGGAAGCGAAGCTGCGCCTTCAGACCAACCGGAAGGTGAACCTTGGGGATATGGTCGGACTGACCCTCACCATGCCGGGCTCCAATATCGGACCGGTTGTTTACCTGAATGATTTCTACCGGTCCGTGTCGGGCGGCAGCATGACGATGGGAGGTGCGCTGGAGAACATTGCCCGTCAGGGTGCCGACGCTCTTGAGAATCTCCGGCTCAATCCGATTGGTACATCTGACTTTCAGGACCTTGGTGACTGGAAGGCTGTGAAGGATAAGGTCCACCTCAGCGCGATTGGTCTTACAAGAAATGAAAAGCTTCTGGAGACTGTTCCGCACAGGGAGATGGGCGATATCGCCTGTACTTACCGGATCTACCTTGCCGGCCCGGGCGGGGCGGATGGCAGCATCCTGGTAACGAACAGCATGATGAAACTGTTCGGTGTAAGTGAGAAACAGCTTTTTGATACAGCTGTGGAGAACACACTCAAAAATGACAAGCCGACTCTCAATAAGATGTCTGATGTGTTTGGGAGCTTTACGACGACTGGGAGACCGAGACCGGAACAGAAGGAAAAGCTTGAGCGCACGAACCTGCTCAACGAGCCTGTCTCATCTGCACGGGAACCTTCCGATGACAGGAATGTAGCAGACCGCAAGGATGAGGAGCGCAACTGGTGGGAGGAAGATTCCAAGCCGGATCGTCAGGAAGACTATGACGAAGACCGCGACGATTACGATGAGGACTATGACGAGGATTATGACGAGGAGTACGAAGAAGGCAGAGAACTCTCAAATGAGATCCCGCTTCTGGTCCTGACAACGCAGTCCATGGTCCATGGCGCGGCAGCAGTCTTCATTCCCAATGTCATGGAACAGATCTCAAAGAAGATGCCGGAAGGATTCTTCATTCTGCCGTCTTCCATCCATGAGGTGATGGCTCTTCCAAAGACCTTGGGAGCATCGATCGAAGCACTGGATGATATGGTCAGCTCGATCAATGAGATGCAGGTCGACCCGGAAGATCAGCTCTCCGACTTCGCTCATGTCTATGATCCGGACCGGAAGATTCTTCTCTGCCCAGGAGCACCGGAACTGAATAAGGAGAAAACACCTGAGAAGGAACAGGAACTCGACCCGAATATCATCCGCTGAGGAAACAGAGATCAGGTTGCCGGACATTACATTGGCTGATGTTATTGCCATCAGGTCTATGAAGTGGCCTAGTGGCATTTTTGCAGGCGACAAGCAACAACGCGTCGCCCATGCTTGCATGGGAAGGCGCTCATGAAGACAGGAAAGGAGAAGGAGGATGAACGGACTTACAGAGAAGCAGGCAAGAAGCTGCAGAAGACTGATGATCTATTCCAGAGAGGTATTTATCACCAGCATGATGAACCTTATCTGGGGCTGGTAAGGAGGTGCCTGCATGGATGAAGAACTGAAGCGGATCGAGGAAGAAATCCGCAAGGCCAAGGAAAAGCGGCAGGCACTGGAGGACAGAAAAAACCGCAGGATGAAGCAGATCCGGGCAAAGCAGGAACGGGACCGGGCAGTCTGGCTGAAGAAGCTGACCACGGTCATCGACCGTACTCTGTCCGGGATGAAGGGACGGACTTATTTCTATGAGGTGACTCCGGAGCAGGTCGCGGAGGCAGTAAAGAAGGAAGGAATCCCGGAAATGGAGCCGTCAATAGAAACGGATCCGGCAGCAGGCAGTGCGGAAGTTCGCACAGAGAAGAATGATTCCGCTAAAGGAGCAGCGGAGAAGAAGGAGGCAGGCAGATGAATATCAGGGCAGATATGAAACCGATTTTTTCAGATAAGATCCTTGCATCCGGGGACGTATATCTGGATGAGAAGATCGTGATCCACAACGTGAAGGTTATCCAGGCAGACAAGGACGGCAAGACTTATTCCTTTGTTTCATTTCCGGAAAAGCTGAAGGGAGACAAATGGGAGCCGGTCGTCATGATCAAGGACAAGGATCTTCGCAAAGCAATCACAGATACGGTCAATAAGAGTGTGGTTGCGCAGATGAAGGTTGAGAAGGAACCGCTCGACCTGACCGTCGATGTAAGACTTTATGAAAAGGATGAGACCAGAGCCTACGCTACGGTGAGTTATGCCGGTCTCGTGAAAATCGACGGGGTCCGTATCTTTGAGAGGGATGGGGAACTGAAAGTATCTTACCCTTATGAGAAAAACGGGGACCGCTATCAGAACGTTGCGGGCCCCGTCTCACCGGGTATCCGGAAACGTATGACAGAGATAATTGTAAAGGCTTACGAGGATAAGAAGCTGGAGAAAAGAGAGGACAGGAGTCAGTCTGGACCGGCAGGGCCTGAACCAGGCCCTCTGCCGGAGGATCTGACGCCGGCAGAGTGTGGACCGCGGCTGTGATCACTTTCCAGACTTGCCTGAAGATTTCTCCCTGAAGATCAGACGGAAGATCAGGCGGACAAGCGGACCGCAGTAGAACATCTGGTACAGAAGGGCCATCGGGAAGTTCATTCCCCAGGTCTGGATCCAGGTCCCGAAGGTTTTTGAATCTTTGAACAGAATGGTCGCGATGAGGCTCATGACCGGGCACATAATGCAGCAGATGCAGATGGAGGTCGCGTAGGTGATGAACTGTGGACGGTCTGTGGGTCTCATGACCCGGAATGCCAGTATTCTGGCAATCTTGCCGACCACGAAGAACTCAAGGATAAATGCAATCGGCCCCATGATCGGGAGCTCATGAAGAGCCATTCCGAAGGTTGCATTGGTAACACCTCCGGTGTTGAGAGCGACATTGTAGACAATCATTCCATAGACCATGATGGTGGCCATGATCGCAGTGAAGGCAGCATCCTGAGCTTTTGTTTTGGGCATAAAAATACACACTCCTTTTCAGATAAACAGTTGACGGTAAGAACAATCACCATGTGTTGTTCGTTATCATCCTGAAAAGAATGTGCGTTTCCAATAAGACCATATTTTTTTGTTCGGTGGTTACTGTAACACAGACAGGGAGAAAGTGCAATGAAAAACATTTACAGAACGTAAGAAAGGAGGAAGGCAGATGAGTGAAGTCGCGGACGCTACCCAGATTGTGGTCGTGGCAGGCAAGGCAATTTACCTTCTCGGGAAGATCAGTCTGAAAGCGGCGATCCAGTTTGCGAAGCTGATCAATACGATCCGTCTTTCGAAATGGAAGGGGAAGGCCCGTCTTGGCAGGCTGCGGGCGATCAAGGGCGATGACATGATGTACGTGAACGTCGGGAGCGAGGACAAGAAGGAACTGAAGAAGATCCAGAAGGAAATGAAGCAGCATGGAATCCTGTTTGCGAAGATGCCGGACCTGTGCGGAGGGGATGGCCGTACCCAATACGCCATTGCTGTTTCGGATGCTCCCAAGGTGAGAGCTCTTCTGATCGACCATGCGATGGGGCCTTATAAGGACACTTATCTGGGGATGCTCAGTGAGAAGGATTACCTCTCGACAGCTTTTAACAGAAACGGGGAACTGACACCTGAAGCGCAGGACCTGTCAAAGTCAGTGCCGGACCCATTTACCGAAAAGAAGGAGAGGACTTCGGAGAAAACGGTGCAGTATTCCAGAAACATGGAGGCTCCCGAGCAGCAGGTGGCGGACTTGAAAGAGGCATTTGGGGATGTCCGGGTCCGTATGCGTGATCTGGACTGCCAGGGACTTCAGCAGCAGTACCAGTGGATCAGCGGGCCGCCGGTGGAGGTGAGGAAGAACTTTGCCGAGTACCGGATCGACCAGAACCGGACCGTATTCATTCCAGTTAAGGATGCAGTGCTGCCGGGCAAGGGATTCAGCGAAAAGAATCTTGGTGCGGCGCTTTTCCGTGACCGGGCTTATACGGTGACAGACTTTCGGACAGCTACTTTCCAGACACTGGCAGGACCGGTTGTGATCGGGCTGGTGAAGGAGGCGGCTTTGAACAGAAATTCCGGTCAGACGACGGTCGGGTCCAGAGAGATGACCCATGAGCAGAGTCGTGATCAGAATCGAGATCAGACTACCGGACCAAGCCACGGAGGCCTTGAAGGACCGACCAGTGCCCTGGAGAATCTGAGCAGCCTTCTGAACAGCGGCGCAAAGCAGGAACCGTCGCCTTTTGAGAAGAAGCTGTGAGGAAGGAGGATGAGAGAACATGCAGAATCCCAAACGGAAACTGAACGTGATCTTCTTTCTCTGCTTCCTTCCTGTGGCGGTTTACCTTGGCTACTGCATCGGGCTCATGTACGGAAATGAGGTTAGGCTGGATAATCTGAAACCGCTTTTGTTTCACTACCTGCTTCACTCATTTCCACTGCGGGTCACTCCGTGGACATGGAAAGCCATCCTGATCTGCGGAATCATCTGGTTTGTCATTTTCCTGAGAGTGACATCAATGGACCGGGATGTGAAGCCGGGAACAGAGTACGGGACAGCCAGCTTCGGCACCTGCAAAGAGGTAAACAGAAAGCTGGCGGACCCGGACCCTGCAAATAACAAGATTTTGTCCCAGAACCTGCGGATCAGCCTGGATACCCACAGGACAGGGCTGAATAACAACGTCATCATCATCGGCGGGTCCGGCGCAGGCAAGAGCTTCCGGCTGATTATGCCCAACATCCTGGCCGGGGCTCGAAGCTCCCTGGTGATCACAGATCCGAAATCCGAACTCCGGAGAGCACTTGCCAACAGTCTTGAGATGGAAGGCTACCGTATCGTTTCCTTCAACCTTGTCGATATGGACGATTCGGATGGGTATAATCCCTTCGCTTATATCCGCTCGGACAATGACATCATCAAGCTGGTCACCAACATGATGAACAATACAAGACCCAAGGACGCAAAGGGCGGGGATCCCTTCTGGGATTCCGCTCTTTCCCTGTACCTGCAGGCAATCATGTCCTACGTCTGGTATGAATGCCCGAAGCATGGGAAGCCGGCGACCATTCGCGAGATGATGGATCTGCTGAACAAAGCGAGGGTAGCGGAGAAAGCAGGAGACCTGTCGGAGTTGGACCAGATGATGGAAGTGCTTCCCGATGACCATCCGGCCAGGGTGGCATACCTGAAAGTGCGGAGCGGTGCCAAGGACACGATCCGGTCAATCATCATTTCCGCTCATGCGAGACTTGCCTATCTTCAGAACCCGAAGATTCTGAAGATCCTGGACCATGATGATATCGACATCCGGGCAATCGGCGAAGGAATCTATGAGAACCCGGACCGGAAAACGGCCCTGTTCTGCATCATCCCGGACAACGACAAGTCCTACAGCTTCCTGATAGGTCTCCTCTATACTCAGATCTTTCAGGAACTGTACTATATCGCAGATTTCAAGTATGGCGGGGCACTGCCGATCCATGTGGCATTCTGGATGGACGAATTCGCAAATACACCGCTTCCGGATGGCTTCACAGAGATCATTTCCACCATGCGAAGCAGGAACATGTCCGCC harbors:
- a CDS encoding JAB domain-containing protein, translating into MDETNRGLDLVRIRMIPDRTLVSPTPVSTPEAAVNLITREFGDLDREVFMILNMTCHLQVINLDICSVGTLNYTVVHPREVFKSSILSNASSVLLIHNHPSGELEPSREDIDLTERMVSAGKILGIEVLDHLIIGTRERAYTSLRDRGVMEFPDRDWRELERAADRQPEHTL
- a CDS encoding DUF5688 family protein, with product MMNFEDFCNAVERNVVHYLPPQFQEAKLRLQTNRKVNLGDMVGLTLTMPGSNIGPVVYLNDFYRSVSGGSMTMGGALENIARQGADALENLRLNPIGTSDFQDLGDWKAVKDKVHLSAIGLTRNEKLLETVPHREMGDIACTYRIYLAGPGGADGSILVTNSMMKLFGVSEKQLFDTAVENTLKNDKPTLNKMSDVFGSFTTTGRPRPEQKEKLERTNLLNEPVSSAREPSDDRNVADRKDEERNWWEEDSKPDRQEDYDEDRDDYDEDYDEDYDEEYEEGRELSNEIPLLVLTTQSMVHGAAAVFIPNVMEQISKKMPEGFFILPSSIHEVMALPKTLGASIEALDDMVSSINEMQVDPEDQLSDFAHVYDPDRKILLCPGAPELNKEKTPEKEQELDPNIIR
- a CDS encoding septation protein SpoVG family protein, with protein sequence MNIRADMKPIFSDKILASGDVYLDEKIVIHNVKVIQADKDGKTYSFVSFPEKLKGDKWEPVVMIKDKDLRKAITDTVNKSVVAQMKVEKEPLDLTVDVRLYEKDETRAYATVSYAGLVKIDGVRIFERDGELKVSYPYEKNGDRYQNVAGPVSPGIRKRMTEIIVKAYEDKKLEKREDRSQSGPAGPEPGPLPEDLTPAECGPRL
- a CDS encoding DUF2798 domain-containing protein, producing the protein MPKTKAQDAAFTAIMATIMVYGMIVYNVALNTGGVTNATFGMALHELPIMGPIAFILEFFVVGKIARILAFRVMRPTDRPQFITYATSICICCIMCPVMSLIATILFKDSKTFGTWIQTWGMNFPMALLYQMFYCGPLVRLIFRLIFREKSSGKSGK
- a CDS encoding DUF3801 domain-containing protein translates to MSEVADATQIVVVAGKAIYLLGKISLKAAIQFAKLINTIRLSKWKGKARLGRLRAIKGDDMMYVNVGSEDKKELKKIQKEMKQHGILFAKMPDLCGGDGRTQYAIAVSDAPKVRALLIDHAMGPYKDTYLGMLSEKDYLSTAFNRNGELTPEAQDLSKSVPDPFTEKKERTSEKTVQYSRNMEAPEQQVADLKEAFGDVRVRMRDLDCQGLQQQYQWISGPPVEVRKNFAEYRIDQNRTVFIPVKDAVLPGKGFSEKNLGAALFRDRAYTVTDFRTATFQTLAGPVVIGLVKEAALNRNSGQTTVGSREMTHEQSRDQNRDQTTGPSHGGLEGPTSALENLSSLLNSGAKQEPSPFEKKL
- a CDS encoding VirD4-like conjugal transfer protein, CD1115 family — encoded protein: MQNPKRKLNVIFFLCFLPVAVYLGYCIGLMYGNEVRLDNLKPLLFHYLLHSFPLRVTPWTWKAILICGIIWFVIFLRVTSMDRDVKPGTEYGTASFGTCKEVNRKLADPDPANNKILSQNLRISLDTHRTGLNNNVIIIGGSGAGKSFRLIMPNILAGARSSLVITDPKSELRRALANSLEMEGYRIVSFNLVDMDDSDGYNPFAYIRSDNDIIKLVTNMMNNTRPKDAKGGDPFWDSALSLYLQAIMSYVWYECPKHGKPATIREMMDLLNKARVAEKAGDLSELDQMMEVLPDDHPARVAYLKVRSGAKDTIRSIIISAHARLAYLQNPKILKILDHDDIDIRAIGEGIYENPDRKTALFCIIPDNDKSYSFLIGLLYTQIFQELYYIADFKYGGALPIHVAFWMDEFANTPLPDGFTEIISTMRSRNMSANIILQNRAQLQALFKDTWQAIIGNCDTMIYLGGNEPETHKYMTEMLGKYTLGKRSSSESLGSKGSASSNFDVVGRELMTPDEVRRMDNEKELVFIRGCNPIMDDKFHTLELPEFIASSALGPYVSERKRKSQEEKDEIHFYIDAEGEDADCESYFYQIEQYMGVFRQSRIFDKLDNLEGRYLAGTQMLGSFLHKYSNGQVEAYPVFSLENPDRVFAGGQQLIRYPICGYLEDGKITLGKEEEWDDLFQKRNEVMNVEEADL